A window from Oreochromis aureus strain Israel breed Guangdong linkage group 16, ZZ_aureus, whole genome shotgun sequence encodes these proteins:
- the LOC120433594 gene encoding signaling lymphocytic activation molecule-like isoform X2 — protein MIYCYFLAVWILTSSAVSGQSTQYGLVGETVTFRTDFTDPPDDILWKHNGNKVVQFDGNEQTEYNPFQKRITLDWHSADLEINHLTHSDSGQYELDAAKKDGLNRLNFELKVLDRVTKPTITCNMSDGSSSDKSGSEATLMCSAKTSQSLNYEWSQPGKIQPGQILTITLGTEHDDKVYSCTASNRLSKEIATFTAKDCYPVGASAGLITGLVIGGIVILLCVLGAVFCAVKHKACFAKKEKTDMEQQPHSKPLLQREETIPSSQPLRHLAEIVKNHNFDHNDEKHNELDLGTRESKVEKIVKKIEQGVSEGQEYEEAKNFINYGDGASAAQPSSPLINKEAVVGKDVNSGKKKENESDDMKKEPPTIPEKTVKDKIKEIEKKQQAEKNKDGPHVVTRNPSF, from the exons ATGATTTATTGTTATTTCCTCGCCGTTTGGATCCTTACCTCCTCGGCAG TTTCTGGGCAATCAACACAATATGGACTTGTGGGTGAGACAGTCACCTTCAGGACAGATTTCACAGACCCACCTGATGACATTCTGTGGAAACATAATGGGAATAAAGTGGTACAATTTGATGGCAATGAGCAAACTGAATACAACCCATTTCAAAAGAGGATCACTCTCGACTGGCACTCTGCAGACCTGGAAATCAACCACCTGACACATAGTGACAGTGGACAATATGAACTGGATGCAGCAAAGAAAGATGGTTTGAATCGTCTTAACTTTGAATTGAAGGTCTTAG acaGAGTAACCAAGCCCACCATAACCTGTAACATGAGTGATGGCAGCAGCTCTGACAAATCTGGAAGTGAAGCCACACTGATGTGTTCTGCAAAAACATCACAATCCTTAAACTACGAGTGGAGCCAACCTGGAAAAATTCAGCCTGGCCAGATATTAACAATAACACTAGGGACAGAACATGACGATAAAGTATACAGCTGTACTGCAAGCAACCGTTTGTCCAAAGAAATAGCTACATTCACTGCAAAGGATTGCTACCCTG ttGGAGCCTCAGCTGGACTGATTACTGGACTGGTTATTGGCGGGATAGTAATACTCTTGTGTGTTTTGGGTGCAGTGTTCTGTGCAgtaaagcataaag CATGCTTtgcaaaaaaggagaaaacagacATGGAACAACAGCCACATAGTA AGCCTCTTCTTCAAAGAGAAGAAACAATACCCTCTTCCCAACCGCTTCGCCATTTGGCAGAAATTGTAAAGAATCACAATTTTGATCACAATGATGAAAAACACAACGAGTTGGACCTGGGCACTAGAGAAAGTAAAG TAGAGAAGATTGTTAAAAAAATTGAACAAGGAG TGTCAGAGGGACAAGAATATGAGGAAGCAAAGAATTTTATTAATTATGGTGATGGTGCTTCTGCAGCCCAGCCAAGTTCTCCTTTGATCAACAAGGAAGCTGTTGTTGGGAAAGATGTCAActctggaaaaaagaaagaaaatgaatcaGATGACATGAAGAAAGAACCACCGACCATTCCTGAAAAAACAG TTAAGGATAAAATTAAGGAAATTGagaaaaagcaacaagcag aaaaaaacaaagatggaCCTCATGTGGTCACAAGAAATCCTTCTTTTTAA
- the LOC120433594 gene encoding signaling lymphocytic activation molecule-like isoform X1 produces MIYCYFLAVWILTSSAVSGQSTQYGLVGETVTFRTDFTDPPDDILWKHNGNKVVQFDGNEQTEYNPFQKRITLDWHSADLEINHLTHSDSGQYELDAAKKDGLNRLNFELKVLDRVTKPTITCNMSDGSSSDKSGSEATLMCSAKTSQSLNYEWSQPGKIQPGQILTITLGTEHDDKVYSCTASNRLSKEIATFTAKDCYPVGASAGLITGLVIGGIVILLCVLGAVFCAVKHKACFAKKEKTDMEQQPHSKPLLQREETIPSSQPLRHLAEIVKNHNFDHNDEKHNELDLGTRESKVEKIVKKIEQGGTVSEGQEYEEAKNFINYGDGASAAQPSSPLINKEAVVGKDVNSGKKKENESDDMKKEPPTIPEKTVKDKIKEIEKKQQAEKNKDGPHVVTRNPSF; encoded by the exons ATGATTTATTGTTATTTCCTCGCCGTTTGGATCCTTACCTCCTCGGCAG TTTCTGGGCAATCAACACAATATGGACTTGTGGGTGAGACAGTCACCTTCAGGACAGATTTCACAGACCCACCTGATGACATTCTGTGGAAACATAATGGGAATAAAGTGGTACAATTTGATGGCAATGAGCAAACTGAATACAACCCATTTCAAAAGAGGATCACTCTCGACTGGCACTCTGCAGACCTGGAAATCAACCACCTGACACATAGTGACAGTGGACAATATGAACTGGATGCAGCAAAGAAAGATGGTTTGAATCGTCTTAACTTTGAATTGAAGGTCTTAG acaGAGTAACCAAGCCCACCATAACCTGTAACATGAGTGATGGCAGCAGCTCTGACAAATCTGGAAGTGAAGCCACACTGATGTGTTCTGCAAAAACATCACAATCCTTAAACTACGAGTGGAGCCAACCTGGAAAAATTCAGCCTGGCCAGATATTAACAATAACACTAGGGACAGAACATGACGATAAAGTATACAGCTGTACTGCAAGCAACCGTTTGTCCAAAGAAATAGCTACATTCACTGCAAAGGATTGCTACCCTG ttGGAGCCTCAGCTGGACTGATTACTGGACTGGTTATTGGCGGGATAGTAATACTCTTGTGTGTTTTGGGTGCAGTGTTCTGTGCAgtaaagcataaag CATGCTTtgcaaaaaaggagaaaacagacATGGAACAACAGCCACATAGTA AGCCTCTTCTTCAAAGAGAAGAAACAATACCCTCTTCCCAACCGCTTCGCCATTTGGCAGAAATTGTAAAGAATCACAATTTTGATCACAATGATGAAAAACACAACGAGTTGGACCTGGGCACTAGAGAAAGTAAAG TAGAGAAGATTGTTAAAAAAATTGAACAAGGAGGTACAG TGTCAGAGGGACAAGAATATGAGGAAGCAAAGAATTTTATTAATTATGGTGATGGTGCTTCTGCAGCCCAGCCAAGTTCTCCTTTGATCAACAAGGAAGCTGTTGTTGGGAAAGATGTCAActctggaaaaaagaaagaaaatgaatcaGATGACATGAAGAAAGAACCACCGACCATTCCTGAAAAAACAG TTAAGGATAAAATTAAGGAAATTGagaaaaagcaacaagcag aaaaaaacaaagatggaCCTCATGTGGTCACAAGAAATCCTTCTTTTTAA
- the LOC120433594 gene encoding SLAM family member 8-like isoform X3, giving the protein MIYCYFLAVWILTSSAVSGQSTQYGLVGETVTFRTDFTDPPDDILWKHNGNKVVQFDGNEQTEYNPFQKRITLDWHSADLEINHLTHSDSGQYELDAAKKDGLNRLNFELKVLDRVTKPTITCNMSDGSSSDKSGSEATLMCSAKTSQSLNYEWSQPGKIQPGQILTITLGTEHDDKVYSCTASNRLSKEIATFTAKDCYPVGASAGLITGLVIGGIVILLCVLGAVFCAVKHKACFAKKEKTDMEQQPHSKPLLQREETIPSSQPLRHLAEIVKNHNFDHNDEKHNELDLGTRESKVEKIVKKIEQGGTVSEGQEYEEAKNFINYGDGASAAQPSSPLINKEAVVGKDVNSGKKKENESDDMKKEPPTIPEKTEKNKDGPHVVTRNPSF; this is encoded by the exons ATGATTTATTGTTATTTCCTCGCCGTTTGGATCCTTACCTCCTCGGCAG TTTCTGGGCAATCAACACAATATGGACTTGTGGGTGAGACAGTCACCTTCAGGACAGATTTCACAGACCCACCTGATGACATTCTGTGGAAACATAATGGGAATAAAGTGGTACAATTTGATGGCAATGAGCAAACTGAATACAACCCATTTCAAAAGAGGATCACTCTCGACTGGCACTCTGCAGACCTGGAAATCAACCACCTGACACATAGTGACAGTGGACAATATGAACTGGATGCAGCAAAGAAAGATGGTTTGAATCGTCTTAACTTTGAATTGAAGGTCTTAG acaGAGTAACCAAGCCCACCATAACCTGTAACATGAGTGATGGCAGCAGCTCTGACAAATCTGGAAGTGAAGCCACACTGATGTGTTCTGCAAAAACATCACAATCCTTAAACTACGAGTGGAGCCAACCTGGAAAAATTCAGCCTGGCCAGATATTAACAATAACACTAGGGACAGAACATGACGATAAAGTATACAGCTGTACTGCAAGCAACCGTTTGTCCAAAGAAATAGCTACATTCACTGCAAAGGATTGCTACCCTG ttGGAGCCTCAGCTGGACTGATTACTGGACTGGTTATTGGCGGGATAGTAATACTCTTGTGTGTTTTGGGTGCAGTGTTCTGTGCAgtaaagcataaag CATGCTTtgcaaaaaaggagaaaacagacATGGAACAACAGCCACATAGTA AGCCTCTTCTTCAAAGAGAAGAAACAATACCCTCTTCCCAACCGCTTCGCCATTTGGCAGAAATTGTAAAGAATCACAATTTTGATCACAATGATGAAAAACACAACGAGTTGGACCTGGGCACTAGAGAAAGTAAAG TAGAGAAGATTGTTAAAAAAATTGAACAAGGAGGTACAG TGTCAGAGGGACAAGAATATGAGGAAGCAAAGAATTTTATTAATTATGGTGATGGTGCTTCTGCAGCCCAGCCAAGTTCTCCTTTGATCAACAAGGAAGCTGTTGTTGGGAAAGATGTCAActctggaaaaaagaaagaaaatgaatcaGATGACATGAAGAAAGAACCACCGACCATTCCTGAAAAAACAG aaaaaaacaaagatggaCCTCATGTGGTCACAAGAAATCCTTCTTTTTAA